From the genome of Salvia splendens isolate huo1 chromosome 7, SspV2, whole genome shotgun sequence:
GTTTGTGTTCATATCGGTTGGTATTAGTTCATATTGTTCAAGTGTGGTTTGTGTGTTCAATCTGATTTCTCAGTCTCTGTATCCAGTTTCTCCATTTCTACAAAGGTAAAGTCCctctatatatgtatatgaatAGATATCTGTTGCTGGAACTGTTGTAGTAAATCatgtagtagttttttttttaaagcatGTTTCAATATAATACTATCTaaacaatatttattttattattttatagaaCGGTTACAGTTTTATCAATTATACTTTTGATCAAACAAAGTCCATTGATCTAAGAATTTGGGATGTAATAAAAGTAGTGGAcacttaaaaaatatatagcCTTGCCCAAAAAGAATGGCCTCTTACCCTTTATTTTATGTGTGAGAGAGAAGGGTTATTTTTTGCGTATGAGAGCGAAGGTGTGAATGCAATGATACACAGTCCAAACAAACAAATTTACAAAAAATGCATATGGAATTAAGAGGTACCAACGCACAAGAAGCAACTCCCAATTCAACCTGCTCTTGCTTTGGCTGGTTTGAATTTGGTGATGTCAACCAGGTCACCGAAGAGCTTGTCCTCCGGTTTCGTCGGCTTTCCAGACGGCATGTACGACGGTACCGATGCTGAGTAAGAAGAAGATGCACCACCATCCCTCATTGACAAGCCAGACATATTCTGCTCGAGATACTGGGCGTTGTGCATTTGCTCCGGGCTGTAACCGTAGGCATAGCCATAGCCGGCCATTTGGTTGTTGTGCATATGCTGGGGATACGCATACCCCATCTGGTCGGCTTGCATTGGTTGATGATACGCGCCTATGGGTTGTTGCATAGCCCCCATCATCTGGTTGCTGAAGTGGCTTGGATACATATAGGGTCCTACCACCTCTCGGATGTTTGACTTAGTTTCGGGTTGTGGAATGTAAGCCCCACTTGGCGATGGCTGGAAGCCGTTGGCTGCTACTTGCGATTCTTGAGGTTGGCTAATGGCTGACATGCTGTTATCCAGCTGGGCTTCCCATGGGGGAGGAGGAAAAGCATTGCTACTTTCAGAACCTACCGATAAACAAGATTGCATCGATCAAAAAGTTTAGATCATGGGCCGTTAGATTCACACGATGGGATCTTCCAAAAGACGgaagttaaaaaaaaaggagACGTACCATAAGTTGGTGAGTCTGGCAGTTGTTGCTGGTTCGTCTGAACATTCCACAGGAAGGCAGGTTCTTGCAAGTAAGTCGACTGGTCATGTTGCGGTGCTATCAGGCTCGAAGCGATTCCGTTAGGGAGTAGAGATGGCTGTGGAGATTGACCATTACTTTGTTGCTGAATATGAGGTAATGAAGAATAGGCTTGCCCATTGGAATTTGAGGATTGAAGGTTACTCGGTGGATACATATCAACCAGAGCGAGAATATTCTGCTGGGATGCAGCTGGGCTCGTCGGCTGAGGATCCGACAAAGGAACAAGTGCCAGAGAGTTTGCTGCCGGCGAGTTGAAATCATCTCCGCTCAAAAGATCAACTTTTGCTGTGGTTGTCAGTTGTCCATTAGTTGCCGGAGGAGCAGCGGCCGTGAGTAGCAACTGTCCCTCTAAACTAGTTTCAGACGTCGATCTGAGAGTGATGTTGTACAGCCAATTCAAGCACAAACAAGTTGAGAAATATTGATATCAGTATATTTCATGAACAGGAATTACCCATTTTCTGATTGTGTATCACCAGTGTCAATGAGGGGAGCATCAATGTTGACCAAGGCTCGAGCAggtttggattttttggtctcGGGTTGAAGAACAGGGATAGAGCCGGAAGAAATTGATTCGTGTCTAGCCAAAATACGTTGCAATTCATCATTCAGAGCCAGTCCTTGACATAACAGTGATTCATCCCTACATCACATAAAAATGGAAAGGGCCACTTAACGGATAAAATGAAGAGTAGAGAATAGACATGAAACGCAGGATGGTGGCGAGCCCTTACGTCGTTGAGTTAACAAGATGTACCACTCTAAGCTTATACGCACTGCACTTTTTCACCAGATCAATAATGATATCTTGCTTTACTTCCTGCCACCAAGAAAACACAGTTTTAAAATAGTCTGGGTAGCGGCTAATCCCGAAAAGTATATACAGCCAATTTTAACTTAGGCTATGCCTTTAATGGATAGAAACTTCAACATTCTGTCATCGTAATACCTCTTTGTTATCAGGACCTATAGCATTCAGCATCTCGGCAAGGACATCCATAACACCACGTGCATTTTCCATTACTGTCGGGCTAACACAGAAAGATCTATCATCAAGGATCATTTCATTCTTAGTAAAGCATTGTTAACAAAATTTATTACCTTAGAATGTATCCGGTTTCAATTCTAAAGAAATCAAATAAAGCTACCGGGTATTTAATGATTAGTTAAAAGGGGTTGGTTCCAGTGAGAACTTTTTTAAATGATAACTTTGAGAACTGAAAATCATACGAGTTCTCTGATGCGTCACAAAACATATCAGGTCATGATATTGGGTCAGGAAAATCAACGAACTGATATTGAGTCAAAAAACTGGTGCGTATTGTGATGTCCACTGATATTCATGTATTTGCGGACTGATATAGTTTCATGTTCCGACTTTAAGAAAAGTATTGAAATGACCCATCTCCGTAGTTAATATGTACAATTCATAACATAGTGAGAACTTAAGAGAAATGCACCTCAATGTTGGAAATTCAGATTCAACGGATGAATCAGCAGGAGGCAGTCTAGACTCAGAATCACCGAGATTTTGTGGGTAAGATGGTGATGCTGAAACAGGTTTTGATGCCTCGGAAATTCGGGGGAAAGCTGCTCCAGCGCGCTGACAAAAATGCCACAGGAAGCAGAAATAAGCGACATCTAGATATGTTGAACATGAAAAAATGCAAACCAGCAAATAATGTATATACTAACCAGCAACTCCTGATAAGCTGCAAAGTATTGGGTATATCTTGCCCTTGGCCCTCCAAAGGCATCTTGCCAAGTATTTATCAATATTAATATCTTCTCTTTCACACGAATATCCGGCTGCAACGATAAAGTTTGCGTCGTTAGAAATTCAGGTAAATATTTGGAAACAGGATCTAATTGGTGCCACAATTGTGATTAGACTACCTTCTTCTTTGCAATTTTCACCATCTCACGCGGCAACTCCCTCTCAGCAACAAGCACGTGGACAATATCACCACAGTTCTTCACAATGGTCTCCAATAGCTAGAACACAAAACAAACCCTGATTTAACATTTCATGAGGTGCAGAAAATCGGTTACATTTCCTATGAAGGTCTTTAGTTGCGGACATTCGTCCAACGCTTCACGTTATAGAGTGGGAACTGCTAAATTTCATTAAAGGAACGCTGAATAGAAATCGAAATGTGAGTTGTTCGAATCAAGTTTATTGTTACTACAGGACCAGCAAAATGTTTATGCACAAAATATCACACTTACGGTCAGGGCAAGGAGCTGGACTTTGGGCCGTCTGCTACGTATGCGATTCTTTATACCTTTTACAACATCTTTTGCTTGTCTAATACAAACAAGAGAGACCATTAGCTCACAGAAGGTATGTGCTATGCTTTCTCGAGATAAACAACCATAATGCAGATACGAATTTCCAACATTCCGTATGAATGAAAGAAGCTAATTAGTCCGATTAACATGGAGATATAAATCATCCCATAGGTTACTCCTTCCAACAAAATTACCTCATACCTCAGTTTTCCTTACACACTTTGTGATACACAAACCACTAAAGGCATCATAAATTTTACTCCTTCTGTCGCCGAAAATAAGcctcattatttcatttttgtccATCTGCCAAAATTAGTTCTCTAttgtatcttttttttttctctttcactTTCCTACTTTACCGATAGCACGTTAAAACCAGTGTCCTCAACAACTGAGACTATTTTTCTTGAACGAATTGAGTATAAACTTATCATTAAAAGGAAATATTGTCACTTAATCATCTATCCTCATCAATCTGATACAAAATAAACTGCTGCATAACATGATATTGTATGCTAATAAACAGTTAACAATATGTTCAAACTGCAGCTCAAGTCAGTGACATCCTAAAATTATCAACTAGATCGTCATGATCACAACATCAAAGCACTTCTTCAGCTCACCGACATTCCAAACTACCATTGATCATTCCAATCACAATAATCATTAACCAGTTaactacataaataaaaaaaataaaatcaaatgcaaactaAAAAGCATAGTGTAAAAAAAGAGGAAATGCAAGCAatcatcaaacaaaataaaagattaaaaaaaacttgCAACTTGAGAGAGAATTAATTACGCGGGATCCGAGTTGCACATATCGCAGATCTCGATATTCCTCGCCCAATCTGGACCAATCAGCATATCGCTTGTAGCTCTTTGCACCATTGCATTCACCATTTTCGCTCTCTCGCCGGATAAAAATCAGTGATCGAAACCAGAGCCGCCGCAACGCCGCGGGGGAACCAATCAGGAAATTCCGGCGAGATTAGCTAAATTATTTCTTTTGTCGGGAGGAAAATAAGTAGTActagaatttttttaatatatttgtatatataaaaGTGAAGCTTTTAATGTTTTCGCTGTGCTTTTATTATTTTCTGCAatgattattaattaataaacatTGCCAAATGGATAGTTGGATTGTTGAAATGTCGGTGTACTATTATAGTGTATGTTAATTTATTACCGAATTTATTATTGAAAACAA
Proteins encoded in this window:
- the LOC121811179 gene encoding TOM1-like protein 9 isoform X2 — encoded protein: MVNAMVQRATSDMLIGPDWARNIEICDMCNSDPAQAKDVVKGIKNRIRSRRPKVQLLALTLLETIVKNCGDIVHVLVAERELPREMVKIAKKKPDIRVKEKILILINTWQDAFGGPRARYTQYFAAYQELLRAGAAFPRISEASKPVSASPSYPQNLGDSESRLPPADSSVESEFPTLSPTVMENARGVMDVLAEMLNAIGPDNKEEVKQDIIIDLVKKCSAYKLRVVHLVNSTTDESLLCQGLALNDELQRILARHESISSGSIPVLQPETKKSKPARALVNIDAPLIDTGDTQSENGSTSETSLEGQLLLTAAAPPATNGQLTTTAKVDLLSGDDFNSPAANSLALVPLSDPQPTSPAASQQNILALVDMYPPSNLQSSNSNGQAYSSLPHIQQQSNGQSPQPSLLPNGIASSLIAPQHDQSTYLQEPAFLWNVQTNQQQLPDSPTYGSESSNAFPPPPWEAQLDNSMSAISQPQESQVAANGFQPSPSGAYIPQPETKSNIREVVGPYMYPSHFSNQMMGAMQQPIGAYHQPMQADQMGYAYPQHMHNNQMAGYGYAYGYSPEQMHNAQYLEQNMSGLSMRDGGASSSYSASVPSYMPSGKPTKPEDKLFGDLVDITKFKPAKARAG
- the LOC121811179 gene encoding TOM1-like protein 9 isoform X1, giving the protein MVNAMVQRATSDMLIGPDWARNIEICDMCNSDPAQAKDVVKGIKNRIRSRRPKVQLLALTLLETIVKNCGDIVHVLVAERELPREMVKIAKKKPDIRVKEKILILINTWQDAFGGPRARYTQYFAAYQELLRAGAAFPRISEASKPVSASPSYPQNLGDSESRLPPADSSVESEFPTLRSFCVSPTVMENARGVMDVLAEMLNAIGPDNKEEVKQDIIIDLVKKCSAYKLRVVHLVNSTTDESLLCQGLALNDELQRILARHESISSGSIPVLQPETKKSKPARALVNIDAPLIDTGDTQSENGSTSETSLEGQLLLTAAAPPATNGQLTTTAKVDLLSGDDFNSPAANSLALVPLSDPQPTSPAASQQNILALVDMYPPSNLQSSNSNGQAYSSLPHIQQQSNGQSPQPSLLPNGIASSLIAPQHDQSTYLQEPAFLWNVQTNQQQLPDSPTYGSESSNAFPPPPWEAQLDNSMSAISQPQESQVAANGFQPSPSGAYIPQPETKSNIREVVGPYMYPSHFSNQMMGAMQQPIGAYHQPMQADQMGYAYPQHMHNNQMAGYGYAYGYSPEQMHNAQYLEQNMSGLSMRDGGASSSYSASVPSYMPSGKPTKPEDKLFGDLVDITKFKPAKARAG